A window of the Procambarus clarkii isolate CNS0578487 chromosome 77, FALCON_Pclarkii_2.0, whole genome shotgun sequence genome harbors these coding sequences:
- the LOC123747153 gene encoding uncharacterized protein, producing the protein MSVTNPFTAAALRPQVSRINMPGRSTPASILAEGLQTLAILAKENLHREYLKINSALQKKCEYMKRSLNIEDLNYLKPSNKKGKGENYCRIIEINQTQRSNLSEGRYDLYTPIFRCKCGYVDEELGKAMHQSGFYSTGRNSSTFYSINLLDSWHFLKRSSPGTSLQALVSALELFGASRGRHGPINFETTKRVFFEWRFHQYQLGRIKGKFDKGCPACDTTPVAVHIDGNKKLYRYNKVGRGIRNSYYSGGIFACDKEVQDHVSTIQNLKTQSSHMCGVSTLKAAKNKPVSFRSLDETGISMASCRHGIILAALNMYQGELYSYAHYLQMNCLQNVSFICQDIICKYWPWALKISSREQKFSLGQGKPFLGVLHAKGHSWYCQVLYGGRWQEGSGLTSGEEAEQVFSYLSRYNNNTKNMLKAERTEELTEGALFWNHRKINGMPRALVARFRKATETAAAVSNEIHRLNVPESVIEKWRSELLIIARSLNNRSSANNIEHTIEAYGENIRHRKNQITIYAGRH; encoded by the exons ATGTCTGTCACAAATCCTTTTACTGCGGCAGCATTAAGACCACAAGTCAGTAGAATAAATATGCCTGGAAGATCGACCCCAGCCAGCATACTAGCAG AAGGTCTCCAGACACTAGCAATTTTAGCTAAAGAGAACCTTCATCGTgaatatttgaaaataaactCAGCTCTCCAGAAAAAATGTGAATATATGAAGCGAAGTTTAAATATTGAGGACCTAAATTATCTGAAGCCTTCAAACAAGAAAGGAAAAGGAGAAAATTACTGCAGGATTATTGAAATCAATCAAACACAACGTTCAAACTTATCAGAAG GAAGGTATGATCTGTATACCCCAATATTTAGGTGCAAGTGCGGATATGTAGATGAAGAACTTGGGAAAGCCATGCACCAGTCTGGTTTTTATTCAACTGGAAGAAATAGTAGCACTTTCTACAGCATAAATCTATTGGATTCCTGGCATTTTCTCAAGAGAAGCAGCCCTGGAACTTCTCTTCAGGCATTAGTTAGTGCACTGGAATTATTTGGTGCTTCTCGAGGGCGT CATGGTCCCATCAATTTTGAGACAACAAAAAGAGTCTTCTTTGAATGGCGTTTCCATCAGTATCAACTTGGGAGAATAAAAGGAAAATTTGACAAGGGGTGCCCTGCATGTGATACAACACCTGTGGCtgtacatattgatggcaacaagaaactgtatcgttacaacaaagttgggag AGGGATCAGAAACTCATATTATTCTGGTGGTATCTTCGCTTGTGACAAAGAAGTTCAAGATCACGTTTCCactattcagaaccttaaaactcAA AGTAGCCATATGTGTGGAGTGTCGACATTGAAAGCTGCCAAAAATAAACCTGTTTCATTTAGAAGTTTGGATGAAACCGGCATAAGCATGGCTTCCTGTCGACATGGAATTATTCTTGCTGCATTAAATATGTATCAGGGAGAGCTCTACAGTTATGCCCACTATTTGCAAATGAACTGTTTACAAAATGTGTCCTTCATATGCCAGGATATCATCTGTAAATACTGGCCATGGGCCTTAAAGATTTCATCAAGAGAACAGAAGTTCTCACTTGGGCaaggaaagccttttttaggagtcctacatgccaaaggacattcttggtattgtcag GTTTTGTATGGAGGGCGGTGGCAAGAAGGAAGTGGCCTGACATCTGGGGAGGAGGCAGAGCAAGTATTTTCCTACCTTTCAAGATATAACAACAACACTAAGAACATGCTTAAAGCTG AGCGTACAGAAGAACTGACAGAGGGGGCACTCTTTTGGAATCACAGAAAAATTAATGGAATGCCTCGGGCATTAGTTGCCAGATTCAGAAAG gcCACAGAGACAGCTGCAGCAGTTTCAAATGAGATTCACAGGCTTAATGTCCCAGAATCTGTTATTGAGAAATGGAGATCAGAATTACTGATCATTGCAAGATCCTTAAATAACAGATCCTCTGCCAATAACATTGAGCATACTATCGAGGCATATGGAGAGAATATAAGGCATCGCAAAAATCAGATTACCATTTATGCAGGTAGACATTAA